CTGCACGGCCCGTGAGTGCAACGCTTCGTGATCGAATGCTTCACGCCAAGTTGCCATGTCGACAATGTGCCGGTTGCCGAACTGGTCACCCCGGCACCATTGGACACAGTAGATTCGATCTTGACGTCTTACGGCGGGGGACTCGTGCAGGACCGAGGGGAAACGTGCAGGAGCGACACAACCGAGGAGCCGCGACCACCGAGGGGGGCTTAGCAGTATGAGCCACGACTCCACTGCCGCGCCGGAAGCCGCGGCCCGGAAGCTTTCCGGGCGACGCCGCAAGGAGATCGTCGCGGTGCTGCTGTTCAGCGGCGGCCCCATCTTCGAGAGTTCCATACCGCTGTCGGTGTTCGGGATTGACCGCCAGGACGCCGGCGTGCCGCGCTACCGCCTATTGGTGTGCGGCGGCGAGGAAGGCCCGCTGCGGACCACAGGGGGCCTGGAACTCACCGCGCCACATGGCCTGGAGGCGATCTCACGGGCAGGCACGGTCGTCGTGCCGGCCTGGCGTTCGATCACCTCACCACCGCCGGAGGACGCGCTCGACGCACTGCGCCGGGCGCACGAAGAGGGCGCCCGCATCGTCGGGCTGTGCACCGGCGCCTTCGTCCTCGCGGCGGCGGGCCTGCTGGACGGCCGCCCCGCGACAACACACTGGATGTACGCACCGACGCTGGCCAAGCGCTATCCGTCGGTGCACGTGGATCCACGCGAACTGTTCGTCGACGACGGCGACGTACTGACATCAGCCGGTACGGCGGCCGGAATCGATCTCTGTCTCCACATCGTGCGGACGGACCACGGCAACGAGGCGGCGGGCGCGCTGGCCCGGCGTCTGGTGGTCCCGCCGCGCCGCTCCGGCGGTCAGGAGCGCTATCTCGACAGGTCTTTACCTGAGGAGATCGGCGCCGACCCGCTCGCCGAGGTCGTCGCCTGGGCGCTGGAGCACCTCCACGAGCAGTTCGACGTGGAGACGCTCGCCGCGCGCGCCTACATGAGCCGCCGGACGTTCGACCGCCGCTTCCGCTCACTCACCGGCAGTGCGCCGCTGCAGTGGCTGATCACCCAGCGGGTGCTCCAGGCGCAGCGGCTGCTGGAGACGTCGGACTACTCGGTCGACGAGGTCGCGGGGCGCTGCGGCTTCCGTTCGCCGGTGGCGCTGCGCGGGCACTTCCGCCGTCAGCTGGGCTCGTCGCCGGCGGCGTACCGCGCGGCGTACCGGGCGCGGCGTCCGCAGAGCGACAGGCCGGCCGAGAGCGACGCAGCGGCGGGTCCGGTGGGCCCGGCACCCGTTCTCCACCCGGAGGGCGGCCCGGTCCCGCTCCAGACCCGGCGTACGGCGGCGGCGAGCTCGATGGGCCCGGCGACCCAGCTGTCGGCGAGCCTGCCGGGACAGCGCAGCGGATCGTAACGACGTACCGGAACGCCGGGCGGGACGAGCGACTCGTCCCGCCCGGCGTTCGGGCGTGTGCTCAGGTCCGCCGCACCGCCGGGCCCCTAAAAGGCGACGTCAGCTTTAGGGTGGTCGCATGAACGATCGCATGGTGTGGATCGACTGCGAGATGACCGGCCTCTCGCTGTCCGACGACGCGCTCATCGAGGTTGCCGCCCTCGTCACCGACTCCGAGCTGAACGTACTCGGCGAAGGAGTGGACATCGTCATCCGACCGCCGGACCGGGCGCTGGAGACGATGCCGGAGGTGGTGCGTCAGATGCACACCGCGTCCGGGCTCCTCGACGAGCTCGCCGGCGGCACGACGCTGGCCGAGGCCGAGGAGCAGGTCCTCTCCTACATCCGGGAACACGTCAAGGAGGCCGGCAAGGCCCCCCTGTGCGGCAACTCCGTGGGCACCGACCGCGGCTTCCTGCTCCGGGACATGCCGACGCTGGAGGACTACCTCCACTACCGGATCGTCGACGTCTCCTCGGTGAAGGAGCTGGCCCGGCGCTGGTACCCCCGGGCCTACTTCAACAGCCCGGAGAAGAACGGCAACCACCGCGCCCTCGCCGACATCCGCGAGTCCATCGCGGAGCTGCGCTACTACCGCGAGGCCGTGTTCGTGCCGCAGCCCGGCCCCGACTCGGACACCGCCAGGACGATCGCCGCGAAGTACGTCCTGCCCGCTCAATAGGTGCGTGAGGGTCCGCCGAAGGGGCGCCGTAAAAGGCGTGCACGAGCACCCCTTCGGACCCTGTACACTTTTTCTCGGCCGGTCAGGGAAACCTGAAAGCAGTAAAGCCGGTCGTGGTGGGTGTAGCTCAGCTGGTAGAGCACCTGGTTGTGGTCCAGGAAGTCGCGGGTTCAAGTCCCGTCACTCACCCTGAGTAATCAGCCGGTGACCTTGATACAGAGGTCACCGGCTGGTTCGTTTTCCCGGGAGCCCGCGTGCACACCGAACTCATCCGCACGGCCCGTCTGGACCTCCTCCCCCTGCGCGTGGACCACGCCGGGGAGATGTCGGCCGTACTCGCCGACCCGGCCCTGCACACCTTCATCGGCGGAACACCCCTGACCGTCGAGGAGCTGCGAGCGCGTTACGAACGTCTGGTCGCCGGTTCCCCCGACCCGGCCGTCTCCTGGCTCAACTGGGTCCTGCGCCGGCACGCGGACGACACCCTCATCGGCACCGTCCAGGCCACGGTCACGGGGAAGCACGAGGCGGAGATCGCCTGGATCGTCGGCACCCCCTGGCAGGGCCAGGGCCTGGCCTCGGAGGCGGCCCGGGGGCTGGTGACGTGGCTGGTCCGTCATTACGTCCGGACCGTCACGGCCCACATCCACCCCGACCACTCCGCGTCGGCGGCGGTCGCCGCAGCGGCGGGTCTGCTCCCCACCGACGAACAGCACGACGGCGAGACGCTCTGGCGCCTGTCGCTGAGCGACTGAGCGGACCGCCAACCGCCTTGCGTTCCCGCGGGGTTGGCGGGCGCCCTACGACGACGTACGCTCCACCAGCTCCGTGGCCAGCACCACCTGGCGTCTCTCCAGCCCCCGTGACACCGCCGGACGGCGGTCCGCGATCTCGGTGAGGAGGAGGTCGATCATGTGGCGGCCCATCTCGGCGATGGGCTGGCGGACGCTGGTGAGGGGCGGGTCCATGTGGCGGGCGATGGCGGAGTCGTCGTAGCCGACGAGGGCGACGTCGTCGGGGATGCGGCGGCCCGCCTCGCGCAGTGCCTGGCGGGCGCCGGCCGCCGTGACGTCCGAGGCGGCGAAGACCGCGTCCAGGTCGGGAACGCGGGCCAGCAGCGCGGCCATCGCTCGGGTGCCGCCCTCCTCCGAGAAGTCACCGGCTTCGATCAGGTTCCCGTTCGCCTCCAGGCCCGCCTCGCGCAGCGCGTCCCGGTAACCGTCGATACGGCGCTGGGCACCGTACACATCGAGGCGTCCGGTGATGTGCGCTATGCGGGTGCGACCGCGGGACAGCAGGTGTTCCACCGCCTGCCGGGCGCCGCCGTAGTTGTCCGAGTCCACCGAGGGGAGCGTTTCCGCGGCCGAGCGCGGACCGCTGATCACCGACGGTATCTCCAGCTGGGCCAGCAGATCCGGCAGCGGGTCGTCCGCGTGCACCGAGACCAGCAGCACCCCGTCCACGCGGTGCGCCGCCAAGTACTGGGCCAGGCGCTGCCTTTCACGGTCGTTGCCCGCGAAAATCAGCAGCAGCTGCATCTCCGTGTCGGAGAGCTCGGCCGCGACGCCCTTCAGCATGTCCGAGAAGTACGGTTCGGCGAAGAACCGGGTCTCCGGCTCGGGGACGACCAGCGCGATCGCGTCCGTCCGGTTGGCCGCCAGGGCGCGCGCCGCCGTGTTCGGGACGTAGCCGAGCTCCGCGACCGCCGCCTCCACCGCCGCGCGGGTCGCGTCACTGACCCGGGGCGAGCCGTTGATCACCCGGGAGACCGTCCCGCGGCCGACTCCGGCACGCGCGGCCACCTCTTCGAGGGTCGGCCGGCCACCGCTCCGGCCACGCGCTCCGTGGGTTGCCATGGGCTCCGCCTTCCCGCCGTATGTGGACGCTGGCCTGGAATGTAACAGTCCCGTCCAGCACAGTGAGCGTCTCTGGGGACTGCCGCCCCCAGACCTCCGCGTCGACCCGGAGGGCCTCGCCCTCACATACCGGGCAGGCCGAAAAGGGTCGGCCGGTCTGCGACCCCCGAGTTAGTTAACAGGCCGATAACTGAAGACATATCTCCTCGCCGACTCCCTTGACACCCCCGCCAAGACCGACGACTCTTCAACTCATCACTGATGGGAGCGCTCCCACAGTACCTGACACATACACATCCCGCACGTTCCCCGCCCGAGCCGCCGCGAGAACTAACGGGCCCAACAATGCAGTTGGCCGGGGGGTCGGCACGTCAGGGCAACAGGAGGACTCAATGCGAGCACGTACCCGAACCGCCCGTCGCAGGGTGGTGGTCCTCGCGGCCGTAGCGTCGCTGGGCGCCGGGCTGCTGGCCGGCTGTGCCGACGACGGTAAGAAAGACGAGGGAGGTTCGTCGTCCGGGGGCGGCGGCAAGACCAAGATCACGCTCGGCCTCTTCGGCACCGCCGGCTTCGAGGAGTCCGGCCTGTACAAGGAGTACGAGAAGCTCCACCCGGACGTCGACATCCAGCAGACCGTCGTCGAGCGCAACGAGAACTACTACCCGGCGCTGATCAACCACCTCACCACCAACAGTGGTCTCCAGGACATCCAGATGGTCGAGGTCGGCAACATCGCCGAGATCGTCGGGACCCAGTCCGACAAGCTGCTCGACCTGTCGAAGTACGGCAAGAAGAGCGACTACCTGGAGTGGAAGTGGGAGCAGGCCACCACCAAGGACGGCGCGACCGTCGGTGTCGGCACCGACATCGGCCCGATGGCCATCTGCTACCGCACCGACCTGTTCAAGGCGGCCGGTCTGCCCACCGACCGCGAGGAGGTCGGCAAGCTGTGGGCCGGTGACTGGAACAAGCTCGTCGACGTCGGCAAGCAGTACAAGGCGAAGGGCCCCAAGGGCACCACCTTCCTGGACTCCCCCGGCGGTCTGCTGCAGGCGATCGTCAGCGGTGAGAAGGAGCGGTTCTACGACGCTTCCGGCAAGGTCATCTACAAGTCGAACCCGGCCGTCAAGGACGCCTTCGACCTCACGGCCCAGGCCGCCGAGGACGGACTGATCGGCAACCAGACGCAGTTCCAGCCGGCGTGGGACACCACGATCGCCAACAGCAAGTTCGCCGCGATGTCCTGCCCGCCGTGGATGCTCGGCTACATCAAGGGCAAGTCGAAGCCCGACGCGGCCGGCAAGTGGGACATCGCCCAGGCGCCGAAGTCCGGCAACTGGGGCGGGTCCTTCCTGACCGTGCCCAAGTCCGGCAAGAACACCGAGGAGGCCGCGAAGCTGGCCGCCTGGCTGACCGCACCCGCGCAGCAGGCCAAGCTCTTCGGCGTCCAGGGCAGCTTCCCGAGCACCCCGGCCGCGTACGACTCGACCGAGGTCAAGAGCGCCAAGAACGACATGACCGGTGACGCTCCGATCGGCACGATCTTCGCCGAGGCCGCCAAGAACATCCCGGTCCAGACGATCGGCCCGAAGGACCAGATCATCCAGCAGGGTCTGACCGACAACGGCGTCATCCTGGTGACCCAGGGCAAGTCCGCCAAGGATGCCTGGGAGAACGCCGTGAAGACCATCGACAACAACCTGGACCAGTGACCCGTATGACCACTGGGCACGAAACCGCCGCCGCGCCCCCCACCAAGGAGGGGGGCGCGGCCCCGGCCCGCCCGCCCGCGGGGCCCTCGGACGACGAGCGCCGCCGGGCCCGGCTGTCGCGGCGCTGGCAGCGCGACATGCGCTGGAGCCCGTACGCCTTCGTCTCGCCGTTCTTCCTGCTCTTCCTGGCGTTCGGCCTGTTCCCGCTGATCTACACCGGCTGGGCCTCGCTGCACCAGGTGGAGCTGACCGCGCCCACCGACATGAACTGGGTGGGCTTCAGGAACTACACGCGGATCTTCGACGACGACTTCTTCTGGAACGCGGCGAAGAACACGCTGACCATCGGGATCATCTCGACGGTGCCGCAGCTGCTGATGGCGATGGGCCTCGCGCACATCCTCAACTACAAGCTGCGCGCCTCGACCTTCTACCGGGTCGCGATGCTCGCCCCGTACGCGACGTCGATCGCCGCCGCCTCCCTCGTCTTCGTCCTGCTCTTCGGCCGTGACTACGGCATGATCAACTGGGCGCTGAACCAGGTCGGCATCGACAACATCGACTGGCAGAACGACAAGTGGGCCTCGCAGATCGCGGTCTCCTCGATCGTCATCTGGCGCTGGACCGGCTACAACGCGCTGATCTATCTGGCGGCGATGCAGGCGATCCCGCAGGACCTGTACGAGTCCGCCGCCCTGGACGGGGCCAACCGCTGGCGGCAGTTCCTGCATGTGACGCTGCCCGCGCTGCGGCCGACGATCCTGTTCACGGTGGTCGTCTCCACCATCGGCGCCTCCCAGCTCTTCGGCGAACCGCTGCTGTTCGACGCCAGCAAGGGGGCCTCCGGCGGATCCCAGCACCAGTTCCAGACGCTCGGCCTGTACCTGTACGAGCAGGGCTGGGTCAACCAACACCTGGGCCGCGCCTCCGCGATCGCGTGGACGATGTTCCTGATCCTCATCGTCATCGGGATCGTCAACTACGTCATCTCGCGCCGGCTGCGCGCCAGTAGTTAGGAGAACCGGCCGTGACGACGACATTGACTCCGCCCTCCGACACTCCCCCCAAGGAGAAGAAGCGGGTACGACGTCCCAAGGCCGCCCGTGCGGGCGGCACCCTGCACGCCGGGCCGATCGCTTATGTGATCCTCGCCCTGTTCACCGTCGGCTCGCTGTTCCCGCTGGTGTGGACGGCGATCGCCGCCTCGCGCGACAACCAGCGCCTGGCGCAGAACCCGCCGCCGTTCTGGTTCGGTTCGGGACTGTTCGACAAGCTCGAACTCGCCTGGACCGACGCCAACCTGGGCGAGGCGTTCATCAACACCACGTTCGTGGCGGGGATTTCGGCGATCACCATCGTCGTCCTGTCGACGATCGCCGGGTTCGCCTTCGCCAAGCTGCGCTTCAAGGGCCGTGGCGCCATGATGCTGATCGTGATCGGCACGATGATGGTGCCGCCGCAGCTGAGCGTGATCCCGCTGTACATGATGGTCGCCAAGCTCGACTGGTCCGACCAGCTGCAGGCGGTGATCCTGCCCTCGCTGGTCAGCGCGTTCGGTGTGTTCTTCATGCGGCAGTACCTGATCCAGGCGCTGCCCGACGAGATCATCGAGGCGGCCCGGGTGGACGGCGCGAGCAGCTGGCGCGTGATCTGGCACGTCGTGTTCCCGGCGGCGCGCCCCGCGATGGCCGTGCTGGGCATGCTGATGTTCGTGCAGACGTGGAACGACTTCCTGTGGCCCTTCCTGGTCCTGACCCAGAACGGCAACCCGACCGTGCAGGTCGCGGTGGCGGGCCTGGGCCGCGGCTACACCCCGGACCAGTCCCTGATCATGGCCGGCGCACTGCTCGGCACGCTGCCGCTGCTGATCGTGTTCGCGATCTTCGGCAAGCAGATCGTCGGCGGCATCATGCAGGGCGCCGTCAAGGGCTGACCTCCGCTTTCCCGGGGGCCGGGTCATCGCCGCCTCGGCCCCTTCCCTTCCCCCCATCTACCCGTCGGTCTCCACGACCTCCAATGGGAGCGCTTCCATGCCTGAGCCCGCTACGCCGGCGACCCCGGTGACCTTTCCCCCCGCCTTCCTCTGGGGCGCCGCGACCTCGGCGTACCAGATCGAGGGGGCGGTGCGGGAGGGCGGCCGTACGCCCTCGATCTGGGACACCTTCAGCCATACGCCCGGCAAGACCGCCGGCGGCGAGCACGGTGACATCGCTGTCGACCACTACCACCGCTACCGCGACGACGTGGCGATGATGGCGGACCTCGGCCTGAACGCGTACCGCTTCTCGATCTCCTGGTCGCGGGTGCAGCCGACGGGCCGGGGCCCGGCGGTCCAGGTGGGCCTGGACTTCTACCGCCGTCTGGTGGACGAGCTGCTGGACAAGGGCATCAAGCCGGC
Above is a window of Streptomyces sp. NBC_00490 DNA encoding:
- a CDS encoding helix-turn-helix domain-containing protein, producing the protein MSHDSTAAPEAAARKLSGRRRKEIVAVLLFSGGPIFESSIPLSVFGIDRQDAGVPRYRLLVCGGEEGPLRTTGGLELTAPHGLEAISRAGTVVVPAWRSITSPPPEDALDALRRAHEEGARIVGLCTGAFVLAAAGLLDGRPATTHWMYAPTLAKRYPSVHVDPRELFVDDGDVLTSAGTAAGIDLCLHIVRTDHGNEAAGALARRLVVPPRRSGGQERYLDRSLPEEIGADPLAEVVAWALEHLHEQFDVETLAARAYMSRRTFDRRFRSLTGSAPLQWLITQRVLQAQRLLETSDYSVDEVAGRCGFRSPVALRGHFRRQLGSSPAAYRAAYRARRPQSDRPAESDAAAGPVGPAPVLHPEGGPVPLQTRRTAAASSMGPATQLSASLPGQRSGS
- a CDS encoding carbohydrate ABC transporter permease translates to MTTTLTPPSDTPPKEKKRVRRPKAARAGGTLHAGPIAYVILALFTVGSLFPLVWTAIAASRDNQRLAQNPPPFWFGSGLFDKLELAWTDANLGEAFINTTFVAGISAITIVVLSTIAGFAFAKLRFKGRGAMMLIVIGTMMVPPQLSVIPLYMMVAKLDWSDQLQAVILPSLVSAFGVFFMRQYLIQALPDEIIEAARVDGASSWRVIWHVVFPAARPAMAVLGMLMFVQTWNDFLWPFLVLTQNGNPTVQVAVAGLGRGYTPDQSLIMAGALLGTLPLLIVFAIFGKQIVGGIMQGAVKG
- the orn gene encoding oligoribonuclease codes for the protein MNDRMVWIDCEMTGLSLSDDALIEVAALVTDSELNVLGEGVDIVIRPPDRALETMPEVVRQMHTASGLLDELAGGTTLAEAEEQVLSYIREHVKEAGKAPLCGNSVGTDRGFLLRDMPTLEDYLHYRIVDVSSVKELARRWYPRAYFNSPEKNGNHRALADIRESIAELRYYREAVFVPQPGPDSDTARTIAAKYVLPAQ
- a CDS encoding GNAT family N-acetyltransferase, with product MHTELIRTARLDLLPLRVDHAGEMSAVLADPALHTFIGGTPLTVEELRARYERLVAGSPDPAVSWLNWVLRRHADDTLIGTVQATVTGKHEAEIAWIVGTPWQGQGLASEAARGLVTWLVRHYVRTVTAHIHPDHSASAAVAAAAGLLPTDEQHDGETLWRLSLSD
- a CDS encoding ABC transporter substrate-binding protein, yielding MRARTRTARRRVVVLAAVASLGAGLLAGCADDGKKDEGGSSSGGGGKTKITLGLFGTAGFEESGLYKEYEKLHPDVDIQQTVVERNENYYPALINHLTTNSGLQDIQMVEVGNIAEIVGTQSDKLLDLSKYGKKSDYLEWKWEQATTKDGATVGVGTDIGPMAICYRTDLFKAAGLPTDREEVGKLWAGDWNKLVDVGKQYKAKGPKGTTFLDSPGGLLQAIVSGEKERFYDASGKVIYKSNPAVKDAFDLTAQAAEDGLIGNQTQFQPAWDTTIANSKFAAMSCPPWMLGYIKGKSKPDAAGKWDIAQAPKSGNWGGSFLTVPKSGKNTEEAAKLAAWLTAPAQQAKLFGVQGSFPSTPAAYDSTEVKSAKNDMTGDAPIGTIFAEAAKNIPVQTIGPKDQIIQQGLTDNGVILVTQGKSAKDAWENAVKTIDNNLDQ
- a CDS encoding LacI family DNA-binding transcriptional regulator is translated as MATHGARGRSGGRPTLEEVAARAGVGRGTVSRVINGSPRVSDATRAAVEAAVAELGYVPNTAARALAANRTDAIALVVPEPETRFFAEPYFSDMLKGVAAELSDTEMQLLLIFAGNDRERQRLAQYLAAHRVDGVLLVSVHADDPLPDLLAQLEIPSVISGPRSAAETLPSVDSDNYGGARQAVEHLLSRGRTRIAHITGRLDVYGAQRRIDGYRDALREAGLEANGNLIEAGDFSEEGGTRAMAALLARVPDLDAVFAASDVTAAGARQALREAGRRIPDDVALVGYDDSAIARHMDPPLTSVRQPIAEMGRHMIDLLLTEIADRRPAVSRGLERRQVVLATELVERTSS
- a CDS encoding carbohydrate ABC transporter permease, with protein sequence MTTGHETAAAPPTKEGGAAPARPPAGPSDDERRRARLSRRWQRDMRWSPYAFVSPFFLLFLAFGLFPLIYTGWASLHQVELTAPTDMNWVGFRNYTRIFDDDFFWNAAKNTLTIGIISTVPQLLMAMGLAHILNYKLRASTFYRVAMLAPYATSIAAASLVFVLLFGRDYGMINWALNQVGIDNIDWQNDKWASQIAVSSIVIWRWTGYNALIYLAAMQAIPQDLYESAALDGANRWRQFLHVTLPALRPTILFTVVVSTIGASQLFGEPLLFDASKGASGGSQHQFQTLGLYLYEQGWVNQHLGRASAIAWTMFLILIVIGIVNYVISRRLRASS